GACATCGTCAGGAGGACTCTGAGAGGCTCTGCCCTCTACTACCTACATGAAGAGGGAAAGCCGATAGAAAAGGTCCACTTCCCGGCGAACGTCGCCTTCGTCCTGGGCGACCACGAGGGGTTAAGCAGAGAAGACGAGGCTTTTCTCGCCGGAATAGCGGAAAAGGTGAGCGTAGGGAAGAAGAGCTACCTCGCCTCCCACGTGGTGGCATACGTCAACATCCACTTGGACTCGCTCACCCCTCCGCCCTGAGCTTCAGCGAGGTGTGCTCCTGCTTCAACTCCTCCAGCTTTTCGAGGAGCCCCTTGCTGGCTCCCCTCGGCCTGAGTGCCAGTTCCTCGAGCTCCTTTATCCTCCCCTCCAGAGCCCTCTCGCGCTCCTCCAGCTCCTCCATAGCCATGGCGAGCTTCTCCTCTTCGCTCCTCCGGTAGACCTCGATCTTAAGGCCGTCGTAGTACCACTCGATGGTGCCTTCCTGATGCTGAACGGCACTGTTATCCTCACCACGTCGCCCTTCTCGACCCCATCTCCTGGAGCCTCTCGAAGATGCGCTGGTTGATCTCCCCGGCGGCGCGGACAACTTTCTTGGGATCTACATTCTCCTTGTGATGGCGAAGAGAACACACCTGGCCTTGTAGGCGTAGCCAGAAGCTCAGACGAAGCCCGCGCTTAGCCTCACGACTGCTACCACAACCCTTTTAGCACAGGGAGGATAAATAACTAACGGTGAGAAAAGTGAACATCCTCATCTTTGGGCCGCCTGGGAGTGGAAAGTCGACCCATTCTCGGACCATAGTGGAACGCTACGGTCTGATCTATATCTCGTCGGGCGACATGATAAGGGCCGAGATATCAGCCGGAACCGAGCTCGGGAGAGAGATGAAGAGTTACCTCGAGCGGGGAGACCTAATCCCTGACACGGTGGTCAACACTCTCATAATCTCAAAGCTGAGGCGCCACAGGAAGAATTTCATAATCGACGGCTACCCGAGGACGGCCGAGCAGGTTCTGGCCCTCGAAAACTACCTCTACGACCATGGGCTCAGCATCGACGTCGCCCTCGAGATATTCATCTCCAAGGATGAGAGCGTCGAGAGGATCTCCGGCAGGAGGATATGCCCGAAGTGTGGGGCCGTCTACCACCTCAAGTACAGACCCTCCAGGGTGCCCAGGAAGTGCGACGTCTGCGGCACCGATTTAATCCAGAGA
The sequence above is drawn from the Thermococcus pacificus genome and encodes:
- a CDS encoding adenylate kinase, which gives rise to MNILIFGPPGSGKSTHSRTIVERYGLIYISSGDMIRAEISAGTELGREMKSYLERGDLIPDTVVNTLIISKLRRHRKNFIIDGYPRTAEQVLALENYLYDHGLSIDVALEIFISKDESVERISGRRICPKCGAVYHLKYRPSRVPRKCDVCGTDLIQRDDDKPEIVARRYDLYIKNMEPIIKFYKKQGVYVRVDGHDSIEGVWERIRPLLDYIKAREDSSQGG